The following is a genomic window from Canis lupus baileyi chromosome 18, mCanLup2.hap1, whole genome shotgun sequence.
TGGTCACCCAATTTGGActttaaatgtttaagaaataaacCTATGTTTTTAAGGCATTGACAATCTGTTGTTTTTACCTTGGTATCCTCATACACAttgttaatatgttaatataacCCTTTATAAGGGTCTCttgtaaatattaattttagcTTCTAGCTCTAAGCTGTTTTCTATAGGTTTTTCCATCAATGTCACACACAGACCTCTAGCTTAATTAATTCATGATAATGATATTTGATAACAACCCCGAAGATCCTATGATAAATCAGAGAATAGATATATATTACAAACTCTATggtattttagaatatttcagcAAATGTTAATGGAAACTTCCAGGACTACTTTTTAACATCTCAGTTTCACTGGAAAAATATTAATTAGACAtaggcaaaattatttttgtataatttcatAACAAAGAAGATAACAGAGAAACCATGAGACAGTTTTTATActtatttgtataattttcaaatgttattaatttaaaaatattaaatattattaattttgcaGATACATAAATACTTTTGAATGGTTACCTTATTTGTAATCAAGTGGAGATTAAATTAAGTATGGATGACATTCAATGATATATGTGTCTCATGGAATAAGAGATCTCCTCTGAATACATGTGTCTCCATGGCACTTCACCATCATGGCTTCATCTTGTGTAAATtccaaaaaaaaggagaaaatagcaCAATATCTGAAACTAGCATAACTTTTCTTATACTCCAGTTGTTATTAagagttaaatttaaaaaggaaacattgcATGTGTATTAGAAACCAAGGGAAGCTCCAGGGAAATTTTATTCCATTCAAGTCTACATAAATCAATCCATAGTAAACAGTCCTTTATACTCCTAAAAACATATAACAGatgatttattatatttctaaagCTGTCTAGTTCATGGTGCTTATGTTGCTTTAAATGTTAACTCTGAGAATAGTGTCTCTTTCTAGGCAAAGATATTCTGAGTTACTTATTATATGTAAAAAGCTGGCATTGTTtctgtacagatttttttttaaaacaaaatgatacaTAAAATCATAGGAATAAAGGATAAGTCACAAATTACTGCCTTCATATTAAAATTActcttttgtaaaataatgaTTCAAAGCATCTCTAATGGAGAGCATGTGAACATCatgattttcaactttttttttgttcaaaagATCAATTTCTACTTTTTCCATTTACACATCCACTTCTTCAGGAGTCTTTGCAGAGCATCCTTCACTTCTTTGTTCCTTAGGGTATAGATGAGAGGGTTCAACAATGGTGTGACTAAAGTGTAGAAGAAAGTGAATAACTTGCCATAATTTGAAGCAAAGTCATTCTTAGGGTCTGTATAAACCATGGCCACTGTCCCATAAAACATGAGGACCACAGTGAGATGAGAAGAACAGGTGGCAATGGCCTTCTGCCTTCCATCCTTGGATTGGATTTTACCTAAGGCTTGAGCTATGTAGCCATAAGAAGTCAGGATTAACCCCATTGGCACAATGGTGAAAAGGTCAGCAGAGATGGTCATTTGCCATTCAATGGCAGAGGTATTTCCACATGCCAGGCGTATGAAAGCAGGAACTTCACAAATAAAATCATCCAAATGGTGGTGGGTGTATAAAGGAAGTTGGAATGTGATGGGGGATTGGGTCACAGATTCCATCAATCCAGACATCCAGGCTATGAGCACCAGCTTCCAACAGAACTGATGATGCATGATGATTGTATAGTGCAGGGGCTGACAAATAGCTACATAGCGGTCAAATGCCATCACCACCAACATGACACCTTCTGTGGCACCAAGACAGAGCAACACAGAGAGTTGGATGACACAGCCTGTGTAGGTGATGCTCTTGTCTGGCCCCCACAAATTGTACAACATCTGGGGCACAGCAGTTGTAGTGAAGCAGAGatccaagaaagaaagattgctaagaaagaagtacatgggggtgtaGAGATGAGGGTCCACATAAGAGAGCAAGATAATGGTTGAGTTGGAGAGGATGATCATGGTGTACAAGATGATCACAATCCAGAAGAGAATCATTTCTAGATGGGGCCATTCAGAGAAGCCCAGAAGTATAAAGCCAACTTGGAAACTGTTGTTTGTAATTCCTAGTGCTTTTGGCATTAGGGTGGGGACATAATTGTAAGTAAGATTttgtgaatgaatttttaaagaaagctgtACTACAAGCATTATTAGTTTTCCAGGGGGTTTTGGGTCATAGAACATATATGTGCTTTCCCATATATAATCAGCAATATTATACAATCTCTCTTCCATAATGTTGTGGCTTTTATACAAAAGGGATATTTGTAAGATACTGatgaggagaacaaaggcaagagaaatgcgtggaggcagagaaaattaaggccattccactttaaattcagcgttatcacaagtgcagccatcccaggcccctgtgaataagagctgaactttaccttacttcagttacaggaagaaaacagcttacagtttaacgtcctagaaagccccatattagaataaaaacagagcccaagccaagggcaggaagtccctattagaatgaaaacagagtccaagccagtggcaggaagcccctattaaaataagaacagagctcaatgcccttgaaggccctatatcaaaatgtaaacagaacttgaagaattgctccagcccttctggaggtccctgagaacagcccttaaaactaagctgaaacccacctggGGGTCCACgtctctgctctgctgtgtgggtacacttggacccaagctcgagcttgtaaataaaaataaaccctcat
Proteins encoded in this region:
- the LOC140609566 gene encoding olfactory receptor 2H1-like encodes the protein MLVVQLSLKIHSQNLTYNYVPTLMPKALGITNNSFQVGFILLGFSEWPHLEMILFWIVIILYTMIILSNSTIILLSYVDPHLYTPMYFFLSNLSFLDLCFTTTAVPQMLYNLWGPDKSITYTGCVIQLSVLLCLGATEGVMLVVMAFDRYVAICQPLHYTIIMHHQFCWKLVLIAWMSGLMESVTQSPITFQLPLYTHHHLDDFICEVPAFIRLACGNTSAIEWQMTISADLFTIVPMGLILTSYGYIAQALGKIQSKDGRQKAIATCSSHLTVVLMFYGTVAMVYTDPKNDFASNYGKLFTFFYTLVTPLLNPLIYTLRNKEVKDALQRLLKKWMCKWKK